One Clavelina lepadiformis chromosome 1, kaClaLepa1.1, whole genome shotgun sequence genomic region harbors:
- the LOC143470234 gene encoding transmembrane protein 254-like gives MSGNDKEISSKYFKRLGVLVLLLNCVLFSVLYLAIYHRDVVPYKSLGPVGSFYHYISYTYPSIAFYVFYGLIVAHIVEGFQTMHIARKKGVRDDAALMKWFLQTLLAGRFSVMLILAYKPKTKNK, from the coding sequence ATGTCTGGCAACGACAAAGAAATTTCCTCCAAGTATTTCAAGCGACTGGGAGTGTTGGTTTTACTGCTTAACTGCGTTCTATTCAGTGTGTTGTACCTTGCCATTTACCACAGGGACGTCGTGCCCTACAAAAGTCTGGGGCCGGTCGGATCTTTTTATCACTACATCTCGTACACCTACCCCAGCATTGCATTCTACGTCTTCTACGGACTAATCGTGGCTCACATCGTTGAAGGATTCCAGACTATGCACATTGCTCGTAAGAAAGGAGTCAGAGACGATGCAGCGTTGATGAAGTGGTTCTTACAAACGCTGCTTGCTGGTCGATTTTCAGTGATGCTCATCTTAGCTTACAAGCCGAAGACAAAGAACAAATAG